In one window of Thermus neutrinimicus DNA:
- a CDS encoding FAD-linked oxidase C-terminal domain-containing protein produces MGFLEELRALFPPGRLLTREAELVPYESDALTAYRKRPLAVALPEGKEEVVEAVRLCYRHGVPFVARGSGTSLSGGSLPVEGGLVIALNRMNRILRLDPKARIAVVEPGVVNLEVSRQAAPFGLYYAPDPSSQPISTIGGNVAFNSGGAHCLKYGMTAGHVLGLEVVTPKGEVVRLGGESLEGVGPDLHGFFVGTEGLLGVALEITLRLLPKPEAYHTLLAAYGSLEAAGDAVSRVIQSGLLPGAMEIMDRLAIEAAEAAVRAGYPRVEALLIVELEGPKEEVEEEARLLAQVIRESGALEVRIAQSEAERQAIWKGRKAAFSAVGRLSPDYIVQDGVVPRSRLGEALKEIGRLSQEYGLRVANVFHAGDGNLHPLVLYDGKKPGQLERAEELAGEILKLCVRLGGSLTGEHGIGVEKKGYMPKMFAPEDLLAMERVKEALDPKGLANRGKVLPGYGQSPHQGGLKTDLGELYA; encoded by the coding sequence ATGGGGTTCCTGGAAGAGCTTAGGGCCCTCTTTCCCCCGGGGAGGTTGCTGACCAGGGAGGCGGAGCTTGTGCCTTACGAGTCCGACGCCCTCACCGCCTACCGCAAGCGTCCTTTGGCCGTGGCGCTTCCCGAAGGGAAGGAGGAGGTGGTGGAGGCGGTGCGCCTTTGCTACCGCCACGGGGTGCCCTTCGTGGCCCGGGGAAGTGGCACCAGCCTCTCGGGAGGCTCCTTGCCCGTGGAGGGAGGCCTGGTCATCGCCCTCAACCGCATGAACCGCATCCTGCGCCTGGACCCCAAGGCCCGGATCGCGGTGGTGGAGCCGGGGGTGGTGAACCTGGAGGTTTCCCGGCAGGCGGCCCCCTTTGGCCTCTACTACGCCCCCGATCCCTCCAGCCAGCCCATCTCCACCATCGGCGGGAACGTGGCCTTCAACTCCGGCGGGGCCCACTGCCTGAAATACGGGATGACGGCAGGCCACGTGCTGGGCCTCGAGGTGGTCACCCCCAAAGGGGAGGTGGTGCGCTTAGGCGGGGAGAGCCTGGAGGGAGTAGGCCCCGATCTCCACGGCTTTTTCGTGGGCACCGAGGGGCTTTTGGGGGTAGCCTTGGAGATCACCCTGAGGCTTCTTCCCAAGCCCGAGGCCTACCACACCCTGCTGGCCGCCTACGGGAGCCTCGAGGCCGCCGGGGACGCCGTGAGCCGGGTGATCCAAAGCGGGCTTCTCCCCGGGGCCATGGAGATCATGGACCGCTTGGCCATAGAAGCCGCCGAGGCAGCGGTGAGGGCCGGCTACCCTCGGGTGGAGGCCCTCCTCATCGTGGAGCTGGAAGGCCCCAAGGAGGAGGTGGAAGAGGAGGCCAGGCTCCTGGCCCAAGTGATCAGGGAAAGCGGCGCCCTGGAGGTGCGCATCGCCCAAAGCGAGGCGGAGCGCCAGGCCATCTGGAAGGGGCGCAAGGCCGCCTTCAGCGCCGTGGGAAGGCTTTCCCCCGATTACATCGTCCAGGATGGGGTGGTGCCCCGAAGCCGCCTGGGGGAGGCCCTGAAGGAGATCGGAAGGCTTTCCCAGGAGTACGGCCTTAGGGTGGCCAACGTCTTCCACGCCGGAGACGGGAACCTTCACCCCCTGGTCCTCTACGACGGCAAGAAACCCGGACAGCTGGAGCGGGCGGAGGAGTTGGCCGGGGAGATCCTAAAGCTTTGCGTGCGCCTGGGGGGGTCCCTGACCGGGGAGCACGGCATCGGGGTGGAGAAGAAGGGGTATATGCCAAAGATGTTCGCTCCCGAAGACCTCCTGGCCATGGAACGGGTCAAGGAGGCCCTGGACCCCAAGGGCCTGGCCAACCGGGGCAAGGTGCTCCCAGGCTACGGGCAAAGCCCGCATCAAGGTGGCCTGAAAACTGACCTGGGAGAGCTCTATGCCTGA